The following are encoded together in the Mangifera indica cultivar Alphonso unplaced genomic scaffold, CATAS_Mindica_2.1 Un_0101, whole genome shotgun sequence genome:
- the LOC123207760 gene encoding pleiotropic drug resistance protein 1-like isoform X1: MDMGDIYRAGSSLRGGGSNSFWRNGNTLDVFSRSSRGEDDEEALKWAALEKLPTFDRLRKGILTTPGVGPSEVDIHNLGFREKQQLIERLVKVAETDNEKFLLKLKDRIDRVGIELPKIEVRFEHVNVEGETYVGSRALPSFINFFYNVIEDFLTSANILKSRKKHLQILKDVSGIIRPGRMTLLLGPPASGKTTLLLALAGKLDSSLQSSGRVTYNGHEMDEFVPQRTAAYIGQHDVHIGEMTVRETLAFSARFQGVGTRYDMLSELSRREKAANIKPDPDIDVFMKAAVTPGEEASVVTDYILKILGLEVCADTLVGDEMVRGISGGQKKRVTTGEMLVGPANALFMDEISTGLDSSTTFQIVNCIRQIIHIIDGTALISLLQPAPETYDLFDDIIVLSEGQIVYQGPREHVLEFFESIGFKCPERKGVADFLQEVTSRKDQQQYWTSKDEPYRFITVKEFSDAFQSFHVGRKLGDDLGTPFDKRKSHPAALTTKAYGVNKMELFKACFSREFLLMKRNSFVYYFKLGQLSVMACVAMTLFFRTKMHRDTDVDGIIYTGALFFAAMMIMFNGMSEISMTIVKLPVFYKQRDLRFYPSWAYALPTWILKIPVAFVEAAVWAFITYYVIGFEPNVGRFAKQFILLVFLNQMASGLFRLIAAAGRTMVIANTYGSYSLLLLVALGGFIISRKDVKDWWIWAYWCSPLMYAQNALVVNEFLGHGWKKIVPTYSTEPLGVAVMKSRGFFPYSYWYWIGAGALLGFTLLFNFGYTLALTFLNPFGKPQAVLPVESESNEHDNRSGGAIQLTTNASSFSHSPHSETTEQSDHQKKKGMVLPFQPHSITFDEISYSVDMPKEMTFQGLVEDKLLLLNGLSGAFRPGVLTALMGVSGAGKTTLMDVLAGRKTGGYIEGTITISGYPKKQETFARISGYCEQNDIHSPYVTVHESLVYSAWLRLPPEVDSETRKMFIEEVMELVELNTLRQGLVGLPGINGLSTEQRKRLTIAVELVANPSIIFMDEPTSGLDARAAAIVMRTVRNTVDTGRTVVCTIHQPSIDIFEAFDELFLLKRGGQAIYAGPLGRHSSLLIKYFEGIQGVPKIKDGHNPAAWMLEVTTESQEIALGVDFAEIFKISELYQRNKSLIRDLSRPAPGSKDLYFPTRYSQSFFTQCLACLWKQRWSYWRNTSYTAVRFLFTFFIALTFGTMFWDMGTKTSKRQDLFNAMGSIYAAVLFLGVQNATAVQPIVSVERTVFYREKAAGMYSAMSYAFAQVVVEIPYIFAQCVVYGIIVYAMIQFDWDAGKFFWYFFHMFLCLMYFTFYGMMAVAMTPNQHIAAVVAFSLYSIWSLFSGFIVPRTRIPVWWRWYFWGCPISWTLYGLVASQFGDIEDKLDTGETVKQFLDDYFGYKHDFLGVVVVGVIVFTVLFAFAFALGIKMLNFQKR, from the exons ATGGACATGGGGGATATTTACAGAGCGGGAAGTAGTTTACGTGGAGGAGGAAGTAATTCGTTCTGGAGAAACGGCAACACCCTGGACGTGTTTTCGAGGTCTTCAAGgggagaagatgatgaagaggcCTTAAAGTGGGCTGCACTAGAGAAATTGCCAACTTTTGATCGTTTGAGAAAAGGCATACTGACAACTCCAGGAGTTGGTCCTAGTGAAGTCGATATTCACAATCTTGGATTTCGTGAAAAGCAGCAGTTGATTGAAAGGTTGGTGAAAGTTGCTGAAACTGATAACGAGAAGTTCCTCCTGAAGCTTAAGGACCGCATCGATAG AGTTGGAATTGAGCTTCCGAAAATTGAGGTTCGATTTGAGCATGTGAACGTGGAGGGAGAAACATATGTGGGAAGTAGAGCTTTGCCTTCATTCATTAACTTCTTTTACAACGTAATTGAG GATTTCTTGACTTCAGCAAATATTCTTAAAAGCAGAAAGAAACATTTGCAAATTCTTAAGGATGTCAGTGGAATTATTAGGCCAGGAAG AATGACATTGCTTTTGGGCCCTCCAGCCTCCGGAAAGACAACCCTACTGTTAGCTTTGGCTGGGAAGCTTGATTCCAGTCTACAG AGTTCTGGTAGAGTGACATATAATGGGCACGAGATGGATGAGTTTGTCCCCCAGAGAACTGCTGCTTATATTGGTCAACATGATGTGCATATCGGAGAAATGACTGTGAGGGAAACCTTGGCCTTCTCTGCAAGATTCCAGGGGGTCGGAACCCGTTACG ATATGTTGTCCGAGTTGTCCAGAAGAGAAAAAGCAGCAAATATTAAGCCTGACCCTGATATTGATGTCTTCATGAAG GCTGCAGTAACTCCTGGCGAAGAAGCTAGTGTGGTTACTGATTATATTCTAAAG ATTTTAGGACTGGAAGTCTGTGCTGATACCTTGGTGGGTGATGAAATGGTTAGAGGCATCTCAGGAGGACAAAAGAAACGGGTTACAACTG GTGAAATGCTTGTCGGACCAGCTAATGCTCTGTTCATGGATGAGATATCTACTGGTTTGGACAGTTCAACAACTTTCCAAATTGTGAATTGTATAAGGCAAATCATTCACATCATTGATGGAACAGCTTTGATCTCTCTCCTCCAGCCAGCACCAGAGACATATGATCTCTTCGATGACATTATCGTTCTATCTGAAGGTCAAATTGTCTACCAGGGTCCTCGTGAACATGTTCTGGAGTTTTTCGAATCCATAGGGTTCAAATGTCCAGAAAGGAAAGGCGTAGCTGACTTCTTACAAGAA GTGACATCAAGGAAAGATCAGCAGCAGTATTGGACAAGTAAAGATGAGCCTTACAGGTTTATAACAGTAAAGGAATTCTCTGATGCATTTCAATCATTCCATGTGGGTCGGAAACTTGGTGATGACCTTGGAACTCCATTTGATAAGAGGAAGAGCCACCCTGCAGCTTTGACTACCAAAGCATATGGTGTCAACAAGATGGAATTGTTTAAAGCTTGCTTCTCTAGAGAATTTTTGCTGATGAAGAGGAACTCATTTGTTTACTACTTCAAGCTTGGTCAA CTTTCGGTAATGGCATGTGTTGCTATGACATTGTTCTTCCGAACCAAGATGCACAGAGATACAGATGTAGATGGAATAATTTACACTGGTGCCCTTTTCTTCGCGGCTATGATGATTATGTTTAATGGAATGTCAGAGATTTCCATGACTATAGTAAAGCTTCCTGTTTTTTACAAGCAAAGAGATCTCCGATTCTATCCTTCATGGGCGTATGCACTTCCAACATGGATTCTCAAGATACCAGTCGCATTTGTAGAGGCGGCTGTTTGGGCATTCATAACCTATTATGTAATAGGATTTGAACCCAATGTTGGAAg GTTTGCAAAGCAATTCATCTTGCTTGTATTTCTAAACCAAATGGCTTCTGGATTGTTCCGACTCATTGCAGCAGCAGGCAGGACCATGGTCATTGCTAATACATACGGTTCATATTCATTGCTGTTGCTTGTTGCATTGGGTGGCTTCATTATTTCACGAA AGGATGTTAAGGACTGGTGGATATGGGCTTATTGGTGTTCGCCTTTGATGTATGCGCAAAACGCACTGGTCGTGAATGAGTTTCTTGGACATGGCTGGAAAAAG ATTGTGCCAACATATTCAACGGAGCCACTTGGAGTTGCAGTTATGAAGTCTCGAGGGTTCTTCCCATATTCATATTGGTATTGGATAGGAGCAGGGGCTTTGCTTGGTTTTACGCTGCTGTTCAATTTCGGCTACACTTTGGCTCTCACTTTTCTCAACC CATTCGGTAAGCCTCAGGCTGTTTTGCCAGTGGAATCTGAAAGTAATGAACATGATAACAGAAGTGGAGGAGCCATTCAGTTAACGACCAATGCAAGTAGCTTTAGTCATAGCCCTCACTCAG AGACAACTGAACAGTCAGATCATcagaagaaaaaaggaatgGTTCTTCCATTTCAACCGCATTCCATAACATTTGATGAAATCTCATACTCGGTTGACATGCCGAAG GAAATGACATTTCAAGGGCTTGTAGAAGACAAATTACTGCTTCTGAATGGTTTGAGTGGTGCTTTCAGACCTGGTGTTCTAACAGCTTTGATGGGTGTTAGTGGTGCTGGTAAAACCACTCTGATGGATGTATTGGCTGGTAGGAAAACTGGCGGATACATTGAGGGGACAATCACAATTTCTGGGTACCCAAAGAAGCAAGAGACATTTGCTCGTATTTCAGGATACTGTGAGCAAAATGATATCCACTCTCCTTATGTAACAGTTCATGAATCTTTGGTCTACTCAGCCTGGCTCCGATTGCCCCCTGAAGTCGACTCCGAAACTAGAAAG ATGTTCATTGAGGAAGTCATGGAGCTTGTGGAATTAAATACATTGAGACAAGGACTAGTTGGTTTGCCTGGTATCAACGGTCTGTCAACTGAGCAGCGCAAGAGGCTTACCATAGCAGTTGAGCTTGTGGCAAACCCTTCAATCATATTTATGGATGAACCAACTTCAGGTCTAGACGCACGAGCTGCTGCCATTGTTATGAGAACAGTCAGGAACACAGTGGACACAGGAAGAACGGTGGTGTGCACCATTCATCAGCCAAGCATTGACATATTCGAAGCCTTTGATGAG CTATTTCTACTGAAGCGGGGAGGACAAGCCATATATGCTGGGCCGTTGGGTCGCCACTCTAGTCTTCTTATAAAGTATTTCGAG GGAATTCAAGGAGTTCCTAAGATTAAAGATGGTCACAATCCAGCTGCTTGGATGCTAGAAGTCACCACTGAATCACAAGAAATAGCTTTGGGGGTTGATTTTgctgaaattttcaaaatctcagAACTATATCA GAGAAACAAATCACTCATTAGGGATTTAAGCAGGCCTGCTCCAGGTTCAAAGGACCTGTATTTCCCTACTCGATACTCCCAATCTTTTTTCACCCAATGTTTGGCTTGCTTATGGAAACAACGTTGGTCATACTGGCGGAACACATCTTACACTGCCGTCCGATTTCTATTCACTTTCTTCATAGCTTTGACATTTGGGACAATGTTTTGGGACATGGGCACCAAAAC GAGCAAACGACAAGATCTGTTTAATGCAATGGGTTCCATCTATGCGGCTGTTCTCTTCCTTGGTGTACAAAATGCCACAGCTGTGCAGCCAATAGTGTCTGTTGAAAGGACAGTATTTTACAGAGAAAAAGCAGCTGGAATGTATTCGGCAATGTCTTATGCCTTTGCACAA GTTGTGGTTGAGATTCCTTATATATTTGCTCAGTGTGTAGTCTATGGCATTATAGTCTATGCAATGATCCAATTTGACTGGGATGCAGGCAAATTCTTTTGGTATTTTTTCCACATGTTCCTTTGTTTAATGTACTTCACCTTCTATGGCATGATGGCTGTCGCCATGACACCAAACCAGCACATCGCTGCTGTGGTCGCCTTCTCCCTTTACTCAATATGGAGCCTCTTTTCCGGATTTATCGTGCCAAGAACT AGAATTCCAGTATGGTGGAGGTGGTACTTCTGGGGGTGCCCAATTTCTTGGACGTTATACGGTTTGGTTGCATCACAGTTTGGAGATATAGAGGATAAACTTGACACCGGTGAAACAGTGAAGCAATTTTTGGATGATTATTTTGGTTATAAGCATGATTTTCTGGGAGTTGTTGTTGTTGGTGTTATCGTCTTCACTGTGCTTTTTGCATTTGCCTTTGCTCTAGGAATTAAGATGTTAAATTTCCAGAAGAGATAG
- the LOC123207760 gene encoding pleiotropic drug resistance protein 1-like isoform X2 yields the protein MDMGDIYRAGSSLRGGGSNSFWRNGNTLDVFSRSSRGEDDEEALKWAALEKLPTFDRLRKGILTTPGVGPSEVDIHNLGFREKQQLIERLVKVAETDNEKFLLKLKDRIDRVGIELPKIEVRFEHVNVEGETYVGSRALPSFINFFYNVIEDFLTSANILKSRKKHLQILKDVSGIIRPGRMTLLLGPPASGKTTLLLALAGKLDSSLQSSGRVTYNGHEMDEFVPQRTAAYIGQHDVHIGEMTVRETLAFSARFQGVGTRYDMLSELSRREKAANIKPDPDIDVFMKAAVTPGEEASVVTDYILKILGLEVCADTLVGDEMVRGISGGQKKRVTTGEMLVGPANALFMDEISTGLDSSTTFQIVNCIRQIIHIIDGTALISLLQPAPETYDLFDDIIVLSEGQIVYQGPREHVLEFFESIGFKCPERKGVADFLQEVCANGGLFKCLFPLFIYNWTCKVSYWIFINIKGFQVTSRKDQQQYWTSKDEPYRFITVKEFSDAFQSFHVGRKLGDDLGTPFDKRKSHPAALTTKAYGVNKMELFKACFSREFLLMKRNSFVYYFKLGQLSVMACVAMTLFFRTKMHRDTDVDGIIYTGALFFAAMMIMFNGMSEISMTIVKLPVFYKQRDLRFYPSWAYALPTWILKIPVAFVEAAVWAFITYYVIGFEPNVGRFAKQFILLVFLNQMASGLFRLIAAAGRTMVIANTYGSYSLLLLVALGGFIISRKDVKDWWIWAYWCSPLMYAQNALVVNEFLGHGWKKIVPTYSTEPLGVAVMKSRGFFPYSYWYWIGAGALLGFTLLFNFGYTLALTFLNPFGKPQAVLPVESESNEHDNRSGGAIQLTTNASSFSHSPHSETTEQSDHQKKKGMVLPFQPHSITFDEISYSVDMPKEMTFQGLVEDKLLLLNGLSGAFRPGVLTALMGVSGAGKTTLMDVLAGRKTGGYIEGTITISGYPKKQETFARISGYCEQNDIHSPYVTVHESLVYSAWLRLPPEVDSETRKMFIEEVMELVELNTLRQGLVGLPGINGLSTEQRKRLTIAVELVANPSIIFMDEPTSGLDARAAAIVMRTVRNTVDTGRTVVCTIHQPSIDIFEAFDELFLLKRGGQAIYAGPLGRHSSLLIKYFEGIQGVPKIKDGHNPAAWMLEVTTESQEIALGVDFAEIFKISELYQRNKSLIRDLSRPAPGSKDLYFPTRYSQSFFTQCLACLWKQRWSYWRNTSYTAVRFLFTFFIALTFGTMFWDMGTKTSKRQDLFNAMGSIYAAVLFLGVQNATAVQPIVSVERTVFYREKAAGMYSAMSYAFAQVVVEIPYIFAQCVVYGIIVYAMIQFDWDAGKFFWYFFHMFLCLMYFTFYGMMAVAMTPNQHIAAVVAFSLYSIWSLFSGFIVPRTRIPVWWRWYFWGCPISWTLYGLVASQFGDIEDKLDTGETVKQFLDDYFGYKHDFLGVVVVGVIVFTVLFAFAFALGIKMLNFQKR from the exons ATGGACATGGGGGATATTTACAGAGCGGGAAGTAGTTTACGTGGAGGAGGAAGTAATTCGTTCTGGAGAAACGGCAACACCCTGGACGTGTTTTCGAGGTCTTCAAGgggagaagatgatgaagaggcCTTAAAGTGGGCTGCACTAGAGAAATTGCCAACTTTTGATCGTTTGAGAAAAGGCATACTGACAACTCCAGGAGTTGGTCCTAGTGAAGTCGATATTCACAATCTTGGATTTCGTGAAAAGCAGCAGTTGATTGAAAGGTTGGTGAAAGTTGCTGAAACTGATAACGAGAAGTTCCTCCTGAAGCTTAAGGACCGCATCGATAG AGTTGGAATTGAGCTTCCGAAAATTGAGGTTCGATTTGAGCATGTGAACGTGGAGGGAGAAACATATGTGGGAAGTAGAGCTTTGCCTTCATTCATTAACTTCTTTTACAACGTAATTGAG GATTTCTTGACTTCAGCAAATATTCTTAAAAGCAGAAAGAAACATTTGCAAATTCTTAAGGATGTCAGTGGAATTATTAGGCCAGGAAG AATGACATTGCTTTTGGGCCCTCCAGCCTCCGGAAAGACAACCCTACTGTTAGCTTTGGCTGGGAAGCTTGATTCCAGTCTACAG AGTTCTGGTAGAGTGACATATAATGGGCACGAGATGGATGAGTTTGTCCCCCAGAGAACTGCTGCTTATATTGGTCAACATGATGTGCATATCGGAGAAATGACTGTGAGGGAAACCTTGGCCTTCTCTGCAAGATTCCAGGGGGTCGGAACCCGTTACG ATATGTTGTCCGAGTTGTCCAGAAGAGAAAAAGCAGCAAATATTAAGCCTGACCCTGATATTGATGTCTTCATGAAG GCTGCAGTAACTCCTGGCGAAGAAGCTAGTGTGGTTACTGATTATATTCTAAAG ATTTTAGGACTGGAAGTCTGTGCTGATACCTTGGTGGGTGATGAAATGGTTAGAGGCATCTCAGGAGGACAAAAGAAACGGGTTACAACTG GTGAAATGCTTGTCGGACCAGCTAATGCTCTGTTCATGGATGAGATATCTACTGGTTTGGACAGTTCAACAACTTTCCAAATTGTGAATTGTATAAGGCAAATCATTCACATCATTGATGGAACAGCTTTGATCTCTCTCCTCCAGCCAGCACCAGAGACATATGATCTCTTCGATGACATTATCGTTCTATCTGAAGGTCAAATTGTCTACCAGGGTCCTCGTGAACATGTTCTGGAGTTTTTCGAATCCATAGGGTTCAAATGTCCAGAAAGGAAAGGCGTAGCTGACTTCTTACAAGAAGTATGTGCTAACGGGGGTCTTTTTAAgtgtttgtttcctttatttatatacaacTGGACATGTAAAGTGTCATATTGGatcttcattaatattaaagGATTTCAGGTGACATCAAGGAAAGATCAGCAGCAGTATTGGACAAGTAAAGATGAGCCTTACAGGTTTATAACAGTAAAGGAATTCTCTGATGCATTTCAATCATTCCATGTGGGTCGGAAACTTGGTGATGACCTTGGAACTCCATTTGATAAGAGGAAGAGCCACCCTGCAGCTTTGACTACCAAAGCATATGGTGTCAACAAGATGGAATTGTTTAAAGCTTGCTTCTCTAGAGAATTTTTGCTGATGAAGAGGAACTCATTTGTTTACTACTTCAAGCTTGGTCAA CTTTCGGTAATGGCATGTGTTGCTATGACATTGTTCTTCCGAACCAAGATGCACAGAGATACAGATGTAGATGGAATAATTTACACTGGTGCCCTTTTCTTCGCGGCTATGATGATTATGTTTAATGGAATGTCAGAGATTTCCATGACTATAGTAAAGCTTCCTGTTTTTTACAAGCAAAGAGATCTCCGATTCTATCCTTCATGGGCGTATGCACTTCCAACATGGATTCTCAAGATACCAGTCGCATTTGTAGAGGCGGCTGTTTGGGCATTCATAACCTATTATGTAATAGGATTTGAACCCAATGTTGGAAg GTTTGCAAAGCAATTCATCTTGCTTGTATTTCTAAACCAAATGGCTTCTGGATTGTTCCGACTCATTGCAGCAGCAGGCAGGACCATGGTCATTGCTAATACATACGGTTCATATTCATTGCTGTTGCTTGTTGCATTGGGTGGCTTCATTATTTCACGAA AGGATGTTAAGGACTGGTGGATATGGGCTTATTGGTGTTCGCCTTTGATGTATGCGCAAAACGCACTGGTCGTGAATGAGTTTCTTGGACATGGCTGGAAAAAG ATTGTGCCAACATATTCAACGGAGCCACTTGGAGTTGCAGTTATGAAGTCTCGAGGGTTCTTCCCATATTCATATTGGTATTGGATAGGAGCAGGGGCTTTGCTTGGTTTTACGCTGCTGTTCAATTTCGGCTACACTTTGGCTCTCACTTTTCTCAACC CATTCGGTAAGCCTCAGGCTGTTTTGCCAGTGGAATCTGAAAGTAATGAACATGATAACAGAAGTGGAGGAGCCATTCAGTTAACGACCAATGCAAGTAGCTTTAGTCATAGCCCTCACTCAG AGACAACTGAACAGTCAGATCATcagaagaaaaaaggaatgGTTCTTCCATTTCAACCGCATTCCATAACATTTGATGAAATCTCATACTCGGTTGACATGCCGAAG GAAATGACATTTCAAGGGCTTGTAGAAGACAAATTACTGCTTCTGAATGGTTTGAGTGGTGCTTTCAGACCTGGTGTTCTAACAGCTTTGATGGGTGTTAGTGGTGCTGGTAAAACCACTCTGATGGATGTATTGGCTGGTAGGAAAACTGGCGGATACATTGAGGGGACAATCACAATTTCTGGGTACCCAAAGAAGCAAGAGACATTTGCTCGTATTTCAGGATACTGTGAGCAAAATGATATCCACTCTCCTTATGTAACAGTTCATGAATCTTTGGTCTACTCAGCCTGGCTCCGATTGCCCCCTGAAGTCGACTCCGAAACTAGAAAG ATGTTCATTGAGGAAGTCATGGAGCTTGTGGAATTAAATACATTGAGACAAGGACTAGTTGGTTTGCCTGGTATCAACGGTCTGTCAACTGAGCAGCGCAAGAGGCTTACCATAGCAGTTGAGCTTGTGGCAAACCCTTCAATCATATTTATGGATGAACCAACTTCAGGTCTAGACGCACGAGCTGCTGCCATTGTTATGAGAACAGTCAGGAACACAGTGGACACAGGAAGAACGGTGGTGTGCACCATTCATCAGCCAAGCATTGACATATTCGAAGCCTTTGATGAG CTATTTCTACTGAAGCGGGGAGGACAAGCCATATATGCTGGGCCGTTGGGTCGCCACTCTAGTCTTCTTATAAAGTATTTCGAG GGAATTCAAGGAGTTCCTAAGATTAAAGATGGTCACAATCCAGCTGCTTGGATGCTAGAAGTCACCACTGAATCACAAGAAATAGCTTTGGGGGTTGATTTTgctgaaattttcaaaatctcagAACTATATCA GAGAAACAAATCACTCATTAGGGATTTAAGCAGGCCTGCTCCAGGTTCAAAGGACCTGTATTTCCCTACTCGATACTCCCAATCTTTTTTCACCCAATGTTTGGCTTGCTTATGGAAACAACGTTGGTCATACTGGCGGAACACATCTTACACTGCCGTCCGATTTCTATTCACTTTCTTCATAGCTTTGACATTTGGGACAATGTTTTGGGACATGGGCACCAAAAC GAGCAAACGACAAGATCTGTTTAATGCAATGGGTTCCATCTATGCGGCTGTTCTCTTCCTTGGTGTACAAAATGCCACAGCTGTGCAGCCAATAGTGTCTGTTGAAAGGACAGTATTTTACAGAGAAAAAGCAGCTGGAATGTATTCGGCAATGTCTTATGCCTTTGCACAA GTTGTGGTTGAGATTCCTTATATATTTGCTCAGTGTGTAGTCTATGGCATTATAGTCTATGCAATGATCCAATTTGACTGGGATGCAGGCAAATTCTTTTGGTATTTTTTCCACATGTTCCTTTGTTTAATGTACTTCACCTTCTATGGCATGATGGCTGTCGCCATGACACCAAACCAGCACATCGCTGCTGTGGTCGCCTTCTCCCTTTACTCAATATGGAGCCTCTTTTCCGGATTTATCGTGCCAAGAACT AGAATTCCAGTATGGTGGAGGTGGTACTTCTGGGGGTGCCCAATTTCTTGGACGTTATACGGTTTGGTTGCATCACAGTTTGGAGATATAGAGGATAAACTTGACACCGGTGAAACAGTGAAGCAATTTTTGGATGATTATTTTGGTTATAAGCATGATTTTCTGGGAGTTGTTGTTGTTGGTGTTATCGTCTTCACTGTGCTTTTTGCATTTGCCTTTGCTCTAGGAATTAAGATGTTAAATTTCCAGAAGAGATAG